From Ptiloglossa arizonensis isolate GNS036 chromosome 10, iyPtiAriz1_principal, whole genome shotgun sequence, the proteins below share one genomic window:
- the LOC143151935 gene encoding metalloendopeptidase OMA1, mitochondrial-like isoform X1: MYNVWIVKRFKRFQFTTSNTLICASKNFSFVTLPEKFSFQHKKSERRWQCSKLQTSNFYTTPRLHLSPFITVFLVQTLQFGPILTGWCVRHWWMKKALTEQDKYKRWYWQRRNIFLGSLGLFSSILMIYYLTHFERDPVLKRRRFIIFNKAEQAELGRFISRKLFLVYKDNLIPRTDPIYWKLSMIIRKLLVANKEIFANTEWTINVVDMPLTNAMILPDGNIFIFSGIFNMVKNDDQLTFILAHEMSHVLLLHMAELFSYEMVKKIIFSIPTFFIWMCFAKWKALLIDLGTGFFQTILFSFPYKRRLEIEADDLGFQLAAKSCIDLREVLVFWKYMDKFSNDTGQSKYQIPFLMTHPSHKSRERKLARQLLKALKLRAQAGCPPLPIEDPRNTLK, translated from the exons ATGTATAATGTTTGGATAGTGAAACGATTCAAACGATTTCAATTTACAACCAGTAATACTTTAATATGTGCCTCAAAAAATTTCTCATTTGTTACCCTTcctgaaaaattttcttttcaacatAAAAAGTCAGAGAGAAGATGGCAATGTTCAAAACTTCAAACGTCAAATTTTTATACTACACCGAGATTGCATTTATCGCCTTTTATTACAGTGTTCTTGGTTCAGACTTTGCAGTTTGGTCCGATTCTTACTGGATGGTGTGTAAGACACTGGTGGATGAAAAAAGCTCTAACAGAACAGGATAAGTATAAAAGATGGTATTGGcaaagaagaaatatatttcttg GTTCTTTGggtttattttcttcaattttaatgatTTACTATTTAACACATTTTGAAAGAGATCCAGTATTAAAACGACGacgttttataatatttaataaagcaGAGCAAGCTGAACTTGGAAGATTCATTTCTAGAAAA ttATTTTTAGTATACAAAGATAACTTGATACCAAGAACCGATCCTATATATTGGAAACTATCTATGATAATAAGGAAATTGCTGGTTgctaataaagaaatatttgcaaatacAGAATGGACTATCAATGTGGTCGATATGCCACTAACTAATGCTATGATTTTACCA GATGgtaatatatttatcttttCTGGTATCTTCAACATGGTCAAAAATGATGAccaattaacatttattttagcACACGAAATGTCACATGTTTTGCTTCTACACATG GCTGAATTATTTTCTTACGAAAtggttaaaaaaattatattcagcatacctacattttttatttggatGTGCTTCGCAAAATGGAAAGCGTTATTGATTGACCTGGGAACTGGCTTTTTTCAaactattttattttcctttccaTATAAAAGACGCTTAGAAATTGAAGCAGACGATCTGGGATTTCAATTAGCTGCAAAG AGTTGCATAGATTTAAGGGAAGTTTTAGTTTTTTGGAAGTACATGGACAAATTTAGCAATGATACAGGGCAGAGTAAATACCAAATACCATTTTTAATGACACATCCTAGTCACAAGAGTAGAGAGAGGAAGCTCGCTCGTCAATTGCTAAAAGCTTTGAAATTGCGAGCTCAAGCAGGG TGTCCACCATTGCCGATAGAAGATCCGCGAAACACTCTTAAATAG
- the LOC143151935 gene encoding metalloendopeptidase OMA1, mitochondrial-like isoform X2, translating into MDCLFLVQTLQFGPILTGWCVRHWWMKKALTEQDKYKRWYWQRRNIFLGSLGLFSSILMIYYLTHFERDPVLKRRRFIIFNKAEQAELGRFISRKLFLVYKDNLIPRTDPIYWKLSMIIRKLLVANKEIFANTEWTINVVDMPLTNAMILPDGNIFIFSGIFNMVKNDDQLTFILAHEMSHVLLLHMAELFSYEMVKKIIFSIPTFFIWMCFAKWKALLIDLGTGFFQTILFSFPYKRRLEIEADDLGFQLAAKSCIDLREVLVFWKYMDKFSNDTGQSKYQIPFLMTHPSHKSRERKLARQLLKALKLRAQAGCPPLPIEDPRNTLK; encoded by the exons ATGGATTGCT TGTTCTTGGTTCAGACTTTGCAGTTTGGTCCGATTCTTACTGGATGGTGTGTAAGACACTGGTGGATGAAAAAAGCTCTAACAGAACAGGATAAGTATAAAAGATGGTATTGGcaaagaagaaatatatttcttg GTTCTTTGggtttattttcttcaattttaatgatTTACTATTTAACACATTTTGAAAGAGATCCAGTATTAAAACGACGacgttttataatatttaataaagcaGAGCAAGCTGAACTTGGAAGATTCATTTCTAGAAAA ttATTTTTAGTATACAAAGATAACTTGATACCAAGAACCGATCCTATATATTGGAAACTATCTATGATAATAAGGAAATTGCTGGTTgctaataaagaaatatttgcaaatacAGAATGGACTATCAATGTGGTCGATATGCCACTAACTAATGCTATGATTTTACCA GATGgtaatatatttatcttttCTGGTATCTTCAACATGGTCAAAAATGATGAccaattaacatttattttagcACACGAAATGTCACATGTTTTGCTTCTACACATG GCTGAATTATTTTCTTACGAAAtggttaaaaaaattatattcagcatacctacattttttatttggatGTGCTTCGCAAAATGGAAAGCGTTATTGATTGACCTGGGAACTGGCTTTTTTCAaactattttattttcctttccaTATAAAAGACGCTTAGAAATTGAAGCAGACGATCTGGGATTTCAATTAGCTGCAAAG AGTTGCATAGATTTAAGGGAAGTTTTAGTTTTTTGGAAGTACATGGACAAATTTAGCAATGATACAGGGCAGAGTAAATACCAAATACCATTTTTAATGACACATCCTAGTCACAAGAGTAGAGAGAGGAAGCTCGCTCGTCAATTGCTAAAAGCTTTGAAATTGCGAGCTCAAGCAGGG TGTCCACCATTGCCGATAGAAGATCCGCGAAACACTCTTAAATAG
- the LOC143151935 gene encoding metalloendopeptidase OMA1, mitochondrial-like isoform X3, protein MYNVWIVKRFKRFQFTTSNTLICASKNFSFVTLPEKFSFQHKKSERRWQCSKLQTSNFYTTPRLHLSPFITVFLVQTLQFGPILTGWCVRHWWMKKALTEQDKYKRWYWQRRNIFLGSLGLFSSILMIYYLTHFERDPVLKRRRFIIFNKAEQAELGRFISRKLFLVYKDNLIPRTDPIYWKLSMIIRKLLVANKEIFANTEWTINVVDMPLTNAMILPDGNIFIFSGIFNMVKNDDQLTFILAHEMSHVLLLHMAELFSYEMVKKIIFSIPTFFIWMCFAKWKALLIDLGTGFFQTILFSFPYKRRLEIEADDLGFQLAAKCMF, encoded by the exons ATGTATAATGTTTGGATAGTGAAACGATTCAAACGATTTCAATTTACAACCAGTAATACTTTAATATGTGCCTCAAAAAATTTCTCATTTGTTACCCTTcctgaaaaattttcttttcaacatAAAAAGTCAGAGAGAAGATGGCAATGTTCAAAACTTCAAACGTCAAATTTTTATACTACACCGAGATTGCATTTATCGCCTTTTATTACAGTGTTCTTGGTTCAGACTTTGCAGTTTGGTCCGATTCTTACTGGATGGTGTGTAAGACACTGGTGGATGAAAAAAGCTCTAACAGAACAGGATAAGTATAAAAGATGGTATTGGcaaagaagaaatatatttcttg GTTCTTTGggtttattttcttcaattttaatgatTTACTATTTAACACATTTTGAAAGAGATCCAGTATTAAAACGACGacgttttataatatttaataaagcaGAGCAAGCTGAACTTGGAAGATTCATTTCTAGAAAA ttATTTTTAGTATACAAAGATAACTTGATACCAAGAACCGATCCTATATATTGGAAACTATCTATGATAATAAGGAAATTGCTGGTTgctaataaagaaatatttgcaaatacAGAATGGACTATCAATGTGGTCGATATGCCACTAACTAATGCTATGATTTTACCA GATGgtaatatatttatcttttCTGGTATCTTCAACATGGTCAAAAATGATGAccaattaacatttattttagcACACGAAATGTCACATGTTTTGCTTCTACACATG GCTGAATTATTTTCTTACGAAAtggttaaaaaaattatattcagcatacctacattttttatttggatGTGCTTCGCAAAATGGAAAGCGTTATTGATTGACCTGGGAACTGGCTTTTTTCAaactattttattttcctttccaTATAAAAGACGCTTAGAAATTGAAGCAGACGATCTGGGATTTCAATTAGCTGCAAAG TGTATGTTTTAG